Proteins encoded by one window of Candidatus Nitrosocosmicus hydrocola:
- the pheT gene encoding phenylalanine--tRNA ligase subunit beta, whose translation MPIVNVRIKALTRSFPDSSSERLIDEIPYLGLDIEGIDERNGIIKIEFNPNRPDFASENGVIRGLSGIMGVKLGLPCINPIQPSGKSILVNNKMGSIRPVIYGLVAKREMPLDDVELTQLIAMQEDLHNGLGRKRKKSSIGIHNYDVLTFPLHYGFTNLSKKFVPLDSQVELTIEQILNETKIGSIYGHLMNNHELVPILNDDRDIVVSIPPIINGGKTKVDANTRNLFVEVTGTNFKSAREMLALISYELTDMGFELFSLEINSPTEGDMISPNLEPIVIEARLDQINNLLGLDLKPDKVIECLQKCRCDGSISSAGIVKCIAPSYRIDLFEANDVIEEVAIGYGIRNLNPDMPSEYFGGKKNNQTIVFDRISEVLIGLGFIGIINPSIISKQIIDQALIHDKDSISELIWLEDSKNSEVEVLRASLVPSMVNTLSVNIHEKYPQKLFEIGKIIRTEGNLAQESWSLCVSIAHDSADYSEIKSNLESLFKYCFDKPVSTPRVSKPFYLNGHSALVLLDSKPIGHIGEIHPQVLENFNMKTLVSVFEIDISNAIQILNLDEHHFFRP comes from the coding sequence ATGCCAATTGTAAATGTAAGAATTAAAGCTCTAACTCGGAGTTTTCCTGATTCTTCTTCCGAAAGGTTAATCGATGAAATTCCTTATTTGGGTCTCGACATAGAGGGCATCGATGAACGGAATGGTATTATCAAAATCGAATTCAATCCGAATAGACCTGATTTTGCATCAGAGAACGGGGTAATCAGGGGATTAAGTGGGATCATGGGAGTGAAATTGGGATTACCCTGTATTAATCCAATACAACCATCAGGGAAGTCCATTTTAGTGAATAACAAAATGGGAAGCATTAGACCAGTTATTTATGGTCTTGTTGCAAAGAGAGAGATGCCCTTAGATGATGTTGAGTTGACTCAATTAATTGCAATGCAAGAAGACTTGCACAATGGATTAGGTAGAAAGCGAAAAAAATCTTCAATTGGTATCCATAATTATGACGTATTGACCTTTCCACTGCACTATGGTTTTACAAACTTGAGTAAAAAATTTGTACCATTGGATAGTCAGGTGGAATTAACGATCGAACAAATTCTAAATGAAACAAAAATCGGTAGTATTTATGGTCATCTTATGAACAATCACGAGCTAGTACCTATTTTGAATGATGATAGGGATATCGTAGTCTCGATTCCTCCAATAATTAATGGGGGAAAAACTAAAGTGGATGCGAATACACGAAACTTGTTTGTAGAAGTCACCGGTACAAACTTTAAATCTGCAAGAGAGATGTTGGCATTAATTTCATATGAGTTAACTGATATGGGATTTGAGTTATTTTCGTTGGAAATTAATTCGCCGACCGAAGGCGATATGATATCTCCAAATCTGGAACCCATTGTGATTGAAGCAAGGTTAGATCAAATTAATAATCTATTGGGTCTTGATTTGAAACCTGATAAAGTAATAGAATGTTTGCAGAAATGCAGATGTGACGGTTCGATTAGCAGTGCAGGTATTGTCAAGTGTATAGCTCCAAGTTATAGAATCGATTTATTCGAAGCAAATGATGTAATAGAAGAGGTAGCAATCGGGTATGGGATAAGAAATTTGAATCCAGACATGCCCTCAGAGTATTTCGGCGGAAAGAAAAATAATCAAACAATTGTTTTTGATAGAATTAGCGAGGTTTTGATAGGTTTGGGTTTTATTGGAATCATAAACCCTAGTATTATTTCTAAACAAATTATAGATCAGGCGTTAATTCATGACAAGGATTCGATTTCTGAATTAATTTGGCTAGAGGACTCAAAAAATTCAGAAGTTGAAGTGTTACGAGCCAGTCTAGTCCCGTCGATGGTTAATACACTCTCAGTTAACATCCATGAAAAATACCCTCAAAAACTATTTGAGATTGGGAAAATAATTAGAACAGAAGGAAATTTGGCTCAAGAAAGTTGGTCTCTTTGTGTCTCCATCGCCCACGATAGTGCTGATTATTCTGAAATAAAATCAAATTTGGAATCCCTCTTTAAATATTGTTTTGACAAACCCGTTAGTACACCCCGAGTAAGCAAGCCCTTTTATCTGAATGGACACTCCGCACTAGTCTTGTTGGACTCTAAACCTATTGGACATATTGGGGAGATTCATCCTCAGGTTTTAGAAAATTTTAATATGAAAACCTTGGTCAGTGTATTTGAAATTGATATTTCTAATGCTATACAGATATTAAATCTCGATGAACATCACTTTTTTCGACCGTAA
- a CDS encoding translation initiation factor eIF-1A, which translates to MGKRKVLNEAHLKELVMPQEGELFGRVIKLVGGDNIIVKSSDGKIRTCRIRGKIKRRMWIRDNDLVLIAPWDFQSDKADIIWRYISAHADKLEQEGHLEGLNR; encoded by the coding sequence ATAGGTAAACGTAAAGTCTTAAATGAAGCTCATTTAAAGGAACTAGTCATGCCCCAAGAAGGGGAATTATTTGGACGAGTTATTAAATTAGTGGGTGGTGACAACATAATTGTTAAAAGTTCTGATGGAAAGATAAGAACATGTAGAATCAGGGGGAAGATAAAAAGAAGGATGTGGATTCGTGATAATGATTTAGTATTGATAGCTCCTTGGGATTTTCAGTCAGATAAGGCCGATATTATATGGCGCTACATTAGTGCCCATGCTGATAAATTGGAACAAGAAGGACATTTAGAAGGATTGAACAGGTAA
- a CDS encoding DUF6659 family protein has protein sequence MPKGNNIPNSTKMNICEEIFTLDGSIRFVGLVNKEGEVIEGGFRKGIEPLLNQNEEQDMYLQSLSNITFFQSFSEKFGPVDYLIIRQERITMMTFPFQEKILCISTSSKSDIDMIRNETVDRLKSSKNYQ, from the coding sequence ATGCCCAAAGGTAACAATATTCCAAATTCAACTAAAATGAATATTTGTGAAGAAATATTTACGCTCGATGGTAGCATCAGATTTGTAGGATTAGTAAACAAAGAGGGCGAAGTTATAGAAGGGGGATTTAGAAAAGGAATTGAGCCTCTACTCAACCAAAACGAAGAACAAGATATGTACTTACAATCCCTCTCAAATATCACCTTCTTTCAATCATTTTCAGAAAAGTTTGGACCTGTAGATTATCTGATTATCAGACAAGAAAGAATTACGATGATGACCTTCCCATTTCAAGAAAAGATTCTATGTATTTCTACCTCTTCAAAATCAGACATAGATATGATCAGGAATGAAACAGTTGACCGTTTAAAAAGTAGCAAAAATTATCAATAA
- the endA gene encoding tRNA-intron lyase has product MAVGSDLCVMAPTKTEVSDEFAESQLSREKAIMNKVENLSDVQKDLERIDSIENLSDSNFVVEANYLGKEGKIVIHEQKYQDQLRNKGFGENFNKEYLLTFLEALFLLQSNKLRIVTKTKEYDFSGFIKILIKKDKRVLTKYLIYRDLRSKGYVVKDGFGFGTDFRVYERGEYNKKTSKYVAIGLNEGATISASTFANMIEEVENMGKDAVIAVVERRGEVIYYKTSKMNFSENKKTKKQDNKDT; this is encoded by the coding sequence GTGGCTGTTGGCAGTGATTTATGTGTTATGGCCCCCACTAAAACTGAAGTTTCAGACGAATTTGCTGAGAGTCAACTTTCACGCGAAAAAGCAATAATGAATAAAGTAGAAAACCTCTCGGATGTTCAGAAGGATTTAGAGCGGATAGATTCGATCGAAAATCTCTCGGATTCTAATTTTGTGGTGGAAGCAAATTATTTGGGCAAAGAAGGTAAAATTGTAATTCATGAACAAAAGTATCAGGATCAGCTCAGAAATAAGGGATTTGGTGAAAATTTTAACAAGGAATACTTACTAACCTTTCTTGAAGCACTATTTCTCTTGCAGAGCAACAAGCTAAGAATAGTAACTAAAACAAAAGAATATGATTTTTCGGGATTCATCAAAATCCTCATTAAGAAGGATAAAAGAGTGCTCACTAAATACCTCATTTATCGGGATCTGAGGAGCAAAGGGTATGTAGTTAAAGATGGGTTTGGGTTTGGAACTGATTTTAGAGTATATGAAAGAGGTGAATATAACAAAAAAACTTCCAAATATGTGGCAATCGGGCTAAATGAAGGTGCTACTATTAGTGCGTCGACATTCGCTAACATGATAGAGGAAGTAGAAAATATGGGCAAAGATGCCGTGATAGCTGTGGTAGAGAGAAGAGGAGAGGTAATTTATTACAAAACTTCAAAAATGAATTTCTCAGAGAACAAGAAAACAAAGAAACAGGATAATAAAGATACATGA
- a CDS encoding 50S ribosomal protein L16: MKGVNYREIRGMPYVRREYIAGKPQIKIARFASGQAKANYDYLLELTVTERIQIRHNSLEAARLAANKTMAQAGDMSFFSRLRVYPHVLLRENKMIATAGADRLQEGMRRAFGKATGLAARVERGKTIYEAHVTKENLELAKKAFKVASSKVGCPTFTKITPLK, from the coding sequence ATGAAGGGAGTAAATTATAGAGAAATTAGAGGGATGCCTTATGTAAGGCGCGAATACATTGCTGGAAAACCTCAGATTAAGATTGCTAGATTTGCATCTGGTCAGGCAAAAGCGAATTATGATTACTTACTTGAGCTTACCGTCACGGAGCGTATACAAATACGACATAATTCGCTCGAGGCAGCGAGACTAGCAGCCAATAAGACAATGGCCCAAGCTGGTGACATGAGCTTTTTCTCAAGATTGAGAGTTTATCCCCATGTTCTCTTACGGGAGAATAAGATGATTGCTACGGCGGGGGCTGATAGACTTCAGGAAGGTATGAGAAGAGCATTTGGAAAGGCCACTGGATTGGCAGCACGAGTTGAACGTGGAAAGACTATTTATGAAGCACATGTAACGAAGGAAAATTTGGAGCTTGCTAAAAAGGCTTTTAAAGTGGCCTCCAGTAAGGTGGGTTGTCCTACTTTCACAAAAATTACTCCTCTTAAGTAA
- a CDS encoding phosphoglycerate kinase, translating into MGQIKFITDFDDNFYLNKKIFVRVDFNVKVQDNVVSEDYRIRSAIPTIEYLVKRGAKVILGSHLDRPQGKDDRYSLRPVSLKLAEILSSFNAKVCFSDDCIGTRTKKMVDSLKKGEVLLLENLRFYPEEEKNDTSFSETLSSFADVYVNDAFSTSHRKHSSTYGVARFFDIRIAGFNLAQELQYLSLLREKPTNPFTLVIGGVKIKDKIGALDHLLPKADKVLIGGAASYTFLKAKGHSVGKSLIEEDYLPWVTKALQAHSDKIILPLDHKVAVSEKSDNYQIVQTDIPKDMRGYDIGDKTIQKFSYEIHNNGLGTIFWNGPMGYFEREIFSNGTKSVAVSMALAYWRGVKTLIGGGDTLEAMKVSGVSEKEVTHVSTGGGASLRFLAGDEMPGIDVLKIN; encoded by the coding sequence GTGGGACAGATTAAGTTTATTACAGATTTCGATGATAATTTTTATCTTAATAAGAAAATATTTGTTCGTGTTGATTTTAACGTCAAGGTTCAAGACAATGTAGTAAGCGAAGATTATAGAATCAGGTCTGCAATTCCTACAATAGAATACTTAGTGAAACGAGGTGCGAAGGTTATCCTCGGCTCTCATTTAGATAGGCCTCAAGGTAAGGATGATCGTTATTCTCTTCGACCAGTTTCTCTTAAGCTCGCCGAGATATTATCGTCATTTAATGCTAAAGTTTGCTTCTCAGACGATTGTATAGGAACTAGAACCAAAAAAATGGTAGATAGTCTGAAAAAAGGGGAGGTCTTATTGCTAGAGAATTTAAGGTTTTATCCAGAAGAAGAAAAAAACGATACCAGTTTTTCTGAGACTCTCTCATCATTTGCGGACGTCTATGTAAATGACGCTTTTAGCACCTCTCATAGGAAACATTCTTCAACATATGGGGTCGCAAGATTTTTCGATATTCGAATAGCTGGGTTCAATCTAGCACAGGAACTTCAGTATCTTTCGTTGCTAAGAGAGAAACCTACCAATCCATTTACATTAGTAATAGGTGGAGTTAAGATTAAAGATAAGATAGGAGCCTTAGATCATTTGTTACCTAAGGCAGATAAAGTGCTTATAGGGGGGGCTGCTTCCTATACTTTCTTAAAAGCAAAAGGGCATTCGGTAGGAAAGTCATTGATCGAAGAAGATTACTTACCCTGGGTAACTAAAGCACTACAGGCTCATAGCGATAAAATAATTTTACCACTAGATCATAAAGTAGCAGTTTCTGAAAAGAGTGATAATTATCAAATCGTCCAGACAGATATTCCCAAGGATATGAGGGGATACGACATTGGGGACAAGACAATTCAAAAATTTAGCTATGAAATCCATAACAATGGTTTAGGGACCATTTTTTGGAACGGCCCGATGGGTTATTTTGAAAGAGAAATATTCTCAAACGGTACAAAAAGTGTAGCAGTTAGTATGGCACTAGCTTATTGGAGAGGAGTGAAGACCTTGATTGGTGGAGGTGATACCTTAGAAGCAATGAAAGTGTCTGGTGTTTCAGAAAAGGAAGTTACACATGTATCAACCGGTGGAGGGGCTTCCCTGAGATTCTTGGCTGGTGATGAAATGCCTGGAATTGATGTACTAAAAATCAATTAG
- a CDS encoding NAD(P)/FAD-dependent oxidoreductase, with translation MTTLLESNSFDAIVGGGSVSGLFAAREMASKGMKVLVLEEDHEIGTPEHCGGVVSQKGLEGLGIIPRIKTIDNEIKRAIIRTKEKSFEVNSTNQRVIVIDRRSFDKEIAFQAQSRGAEINTRSSIIGTLYENNVFKIKIKGGTIYKSKYFIDARGVGTLVNKGLRNIIPSGQYEVYSPWIEKDTIEVIFDAELYPGFFAWIIPTGEGKGKVGVAGRNINPKVLLESFLESRGKPYSIIRKIYAPIWINGYVKPFFTGTNVVVGDAAGQTKPTTAGGIYTGGMGGIYAGRAIALSHLEDEAVKYLPQYEQKWLSKFGKEFDRLLLLRKILERLDNKSLDKIFSEISSSTLEKISDKGDFDFHSFSLKQFLNTKTTLNLLYAFMGNEYRKIIKDLSKI, from the coding sequence TTGACAACTTTACTTGAATCCAACTCGTTTGATGCAATAGTTGGAGGAGGCAGTGTCTCTGGTCTTTTTGCAGCCAGGGAAATGGCTTCGAAAGGAATGAAAGTTCTAGTATTAGAAGAAGACCATGAAATAGGAACCCCAGAGCACTGCGGTGGGGTGGTTAGCCAAAAGGGATTGGAAGGTCTTGGAATAATTCCACGTATAAAGACTATCGATAATGAAATAAAAAGAGCAATAATCAGAACCAAAGAAAAGTCTTTTGAGGTTAACTCCACTAATCAAAGGGTAATTGTTATCGACCGCAGATCATTTGACAAGGAAATTGCCTTTCAAGCACAGTCACGTGGGGCTGAAATCAATACAAGAAGTTCAATTATTGGTACACTATATGAGAATAATGTATTTAAGATTAAGATTAAAGGCGGGACCATCTACAAAAGCAAATACTTCATTGATGCTAGAGGAGTTGGAACTTTAGTAAATAAGGGGTTAAGAAATATCATACCTTCTGGCCAATATGAGGTTTATTCCCCATGGATTGAAAAAGATACAATAGAAGTTATCTTTGACGCGGAACTTTATCCAGGCTTTTTTGCTTGGATCATTCCCACGGGTGAGGGTAAAGGAAAGGTGGGAGTCGCAGGGAGAAACATCAATCCCAAGGTACTGCTTGAATCCTTTTTGGAAAGTCGTGGAAAGCCTTATTCAATAATTCGGAAAATATATGCTCCAATCTGGATTAACGGGTACGTGAAGCCGTTTTTTACGGGTACAAATGTCGTTGTTGGTGATGCTGCAGGGCAAACTAAACCGACCACTGCAGGGGGAATATATACGGGTGGAATGGGTGGAATTTATGCAGGTAGAGCTATCGCACTTTCTCATTTAGAAGATGAAGCAGTCAAATATCTGCCCCAATATGAACAAAAATGGTTAAGCAAATTTGGAAAAGAATTCGATAGGTTACTTTTATTAAGAAAAATATTGGAAAGACTTGATAACAAATCACTTGACAAAATATTTTCAGAGATTTCAAGTAGTACACTTGAAAAGATTTCTGATAAAGGCGATTTTGACTTTCATTCATTTTCACTGAAACAGTTTCTAAACACCAAAACGACATTGAATTTGCTATATGCCTTCATGGGTAATGA